One genomic window of Biomphalaria glabrata chromosome 9, xgBioGlab47.1, whole genome shotgun sequence includes the following:
- the LOC129928154 gene encoding uncharacterized transmembrane protein DDB_G0289901-like, translated as MWVGNLKQVMSAGWVSAGWGWVSAGWVSAGWMSAGWMSVAGWMTAGWVSAGWMSAGWMIAGWVSAGGWVSAGGWVSAGWVSAGWMSAGWMIAGWVSAGGWVSAGGWVSAGGWVSAGWMSAGWVSAGWVSAGWVSAGWVSAEWMSAGWVIAGWMSDGWVSAGWMSDG; from the coding sequence ATGTGGGTAGGAAATCTAAAACAGGTGATGAGTGCTGGATGGGTGAGTGCTGGATGGGGATGGGTAAGTGCTGGATGGGTGAGTGCTGGATGGATGAGTGCTGGTTGGATGAGTGTTGCTGGATGGATGACTGCTGGATGGGTGAGTGCTGGATGGATGAGTGCTGGATGGATGATTGCTGGATGGGTGAGTGCTGGAGGATGGGTGAGTGCTGGAGGATGGGTGAGTGCTGGATGGGTGAGTGCTGGATGGATGAGTGCTGGATGGATGATTGCTGGATGGGTGAGTGCTGGAGGATGGGTGAGTGCTGGAGGATGGGTGAGTGCTGGAGGATGGGTGAGTGCTGGATGGATGAGTGCTGGATGGGTGAGTGCTGGATGGGTGAGTGCTGGATGGGTGAGTGCTGGATGGGTGAGTGCTGAATGGATGAGTGCTGGATGGGTGATTGCTGGATGGATGAGTGATGGATGGGTGAGTGCTGGATGGATGAGTGATGGATGA